From one Liolophura sinensis isolate JHLJ2023 chromosome 10, CUHK_Ljap_v2, whole genome shotgun sequence genomic stretch:
- the LOC135476149 gene encoding acyl-CoA dehydrogenase family member 11-like isoform X1, which yields MQRFLLSGCSRTVHPRSKNFLARCITSASNSTTAAGITQSPKSVIDRRYESTQPTMQNFSQSDFQELNIPGSASFPFATEKIGSFFQAQPILGNQYLEDVTIQAYLKRHVPPEILSTIDSDLKRFGQRVTEDIYQYHLECDRDLPRLERTDAWGNRVDRIITCTGWKMMHDIAAEEGLVAIPYERNQAEWSRLYAAVKFYLYLPSSGLYSCPLAMTDGAAKIIESLGRPSELEVAYRRLTSRNPREFWTSGQWMTERRGGSDVARGTETLAQPQPDGTFKLYGYKWFSSATDSDMTFTLARVMDADGQVTQGTGGLSLFYLETRLADGKLNNIRVQKLKNKLGTRQVPTAELLLDGVVAHKVSEHGRGVAGIANMLTLTRIHNSLCAAASMRRMVNFSRDYATRRQAFGKIIKDYPLHVQNLARMEVETRAATLFVLEVSRLLGREDMNVATDHEKTMLRLLTPLVKLYTGKQAMSVLSEGLESFGGQGYIEDTGLPVLLRDGQVLSIWEGTTNILSLDVLRAIMKSGGDTLQQFGISIDHKLAGSGGNQDLADSSARIKQASGDILKFAQTQQDSMEMAARDFAYSLSRTYMGALLIEHASWYGATPQDVFTAKQWCQQDLAPVLTGVRGDNYSEATAQANLALVFDGYHQPSRL from the exons ATGCAGAGGTTTCTGCTTAGCGGATGCTCCAGGACAGTACACCCAAGGTCCAAAAACTTTTTGGCCCGTTGCATTACGAGTGCTTCAAATTCGACTACCGCCGCGGGCATCACTCAGAGTCCAAAATCTGTGATAGATCGACGTTATGAAAGCACGCAGCCAACTATGCAGAACTTTTCACAAAGTGACTTTCAAGAGTTAAATATACCAGGGAGCGCATCTTTCCCGTTTGCCACTGAGAAAATTGGGAGTtttttccaagcacaacccattTTGGGTAACCAGTATCTAGAAGATGTCACAATTCAGGCATATCTGAAGCGCCATGTCCCACCAGAG ATTTTGTCCACCATAGATTCTGACCTGAAAAGGTTTGGTCAGCGTGTGACGGAAGACATTTATCAGTACCACCTTGAGTGTGACCGCGACCTGCCGAGACTAGAGAGGACCGATGCCTGGGGGAACAGGGTAGATAGGATAATCACGTGTACAGGCTGGAAGATGATGCACGACATCGCAGCAGAGGAGGGGCTAGTGGCCATACCCTACGagagaaaccaggcagagtggAG TCGACTGTATGCTGCTGTGAAGTTTTATCTGTATTTACCATCCTCGGGTCTCTACAGCTGCCCTTTGGCCATGACAGATGGAGCTGCCAAAATCATAGAA AGCTTGGGTCGACCATCAGAGCTTGAGGTGGCTTATCGTCGGCTGACCTCTCGCAACCCCAGGGAATTTTGGACATCGGGTCAGTGGATGACAGAGAGACGTGGAGGTTCTGATGTCG CCCGTGGGACAGAGACATTAGCCCAGCCTCAGCCAGACGGCACGTTCAAACTATACGGCTACAAGTGGTTCTCCTCAGCCACAGATTCTGACATGACCTTCACCTTGGCAAGGGTCATGGACGCAGATGGACAGGTCACACAG GGCACAGGTGGTTTGTCCCTGTTTTATTTGGAGACCCGATTGGCAGATGGCAAACTGAACAACATCCGCGTACAGAAACTGAAGAACAAGCTGGGAACGAGACAAGTGCCAACTGCAGAGCTCTTACTGGATGGTGTAGTTGCTCATAAG GTGTCAGAGCATGGTCGTGGAGTGGCAGGGATTGCCAACATGCTGACGCTCACAAGAATACACAACAGTCTCTGTGCTGCTGCCTCCATGAGAAG AATGGTGAACTTCTCCAGGGATTAcgccacaaggagacaggcATTTGGGAAAATTATTAAAGACTACCCTTTACATGTTCAGAACCTGGCCAGAATGGAG GTAGAAACAAGGGCCGCAACTCTGTTTGTTCTGGAGGTATCTCGACTTCTCGGTCGTGAGGACATGAACGTGGCCACAGATCACGAGAAGACGATGTTACGTCTGCTGACACCCTTAGTCAAACTGTACACAGGGAAACAG GCCATGTCTGTGTTGTCAGAAGGGTTGGAGTCTTTCGGAGGTCAAGGATACATCGAGGACACAGGTTTACCTGTTTTACTGAGAGATGGCCAG GTGCTGTCTATTTGGGAGGGAACTACAAACATCTTGTCTCTGGATGTGCTCAGAGCCATCATGAAGTCAGGAGGAGACACATTACAACAGTTCGGAATCAGCATAGACCATAAACTGGCAGGGTCTGGAGGAAATCAGGACCTGGCAGATAGTAGTGCTCGTATCAAGCAGGCCTCCGGAGACATTCTGAAGTTTGCCCAGACTCAACAGGACAGCATGGAAATGGCTGCCAGAGACTTTGCCTATAGTCTCTCAAGGACTTATATGG GTGCTTTACTGATAGAGCATGCCAGTTGGTACGGAGCTACCCCTCAGGATGTCTTCACGGCCAAGCA ATGGTGCCAGCAGGACTTGGCTCCTGTCCTAACTGgagtaaggggagataactacagCGAGGCTACTGCACAAGCTAACTTGGCTCTTGTCTTTGATGGTTACCACCAACCGAGCAGACTTTGA
- the LOC135476149 gene encoding acyl-CoA dehydrogenase family member 11-like isoform X2 — MQRFLLSGCSRTVHPRSKNFLARCITSASNSTTAAGITQSPKSVIDRRYESTQPTMQNFSQSDFQELNIPGSASFPFATEKIGSFFQAQPILGNQYLEDVTIQAYLKRHVPPEILSTIDSDLKRFGQRVTEDIYQYHLECDRDLPRLERTDAWGNRVDRIITCTGWKMMHDIAAEEGLVAIPYERNQAEWSRLYAAVKFYLYLPSSGLYSCPLAMTDGAAKIIESLGRPSELEVAYRRLTSRNPREFWTSGQWMTERRGGSDVARGTETLAQPQPDGTFKLYGYKWFSSATDSDMTFTLARVMDADGQVTQGTGGLSLFYLETRLADGKLNNIRVQKLKNKLGTRQVPTAELLLDGVVAHKVSEHGRGVAGIANMLTLTRIHNSLCAAASMRRMVNFSRDYATRRQAFGKIIKDYPLHVQNLARMEVETRAATLFVLEVSRLLGREDMNVATDHEKTMLRLLTPLVKLYTGKQAMSVLSEGLESFGGQGYIEDTGLPVLLRDGQVLSIWEGTTNILSLDVLRAIMKSGGDTLQQFGISIDHKLAGSGGNQDLADSSARIKQASGDILKFAQTQQDSMEMAARDFAYSLSRTYMDGASRTWLLS, encoded by the exons ATGCAGAGGTTTCTGCTTAGCGGATGCTCCAGGACAGTACACCCAAGGTCCAAAAACTTTTTGGCCCGTTGCATTACGAGTGCTTCAAATTCGACTACCGCCGCGGGCATCACTCAGAGTCCAAAATCTGTGATAGATCGACGTTATGAAAGCACGCAGCCAACTATGCAGAACTTTTCACAAAGTGACTTTCAAGAGTTAAATATACCAGGGAGCGCATCTTTCCCGTTTGCCACTGAGAAAATTGGGAGTtttttccaagcacaacccattTTGGGTAACCAGTATCTAGAAGATGTCACAATTCAGGCATATCTGAAGCGCCATGTCCCACCAGAG ATTTTGTCCACCATAGATTCTGACCTGAAAAGGTTTGGTCAGCGTGTGACGGAAGACATTTATCAGTACCACCTTGAGTGTGACCGCGACCTGCCGAGACTAGAGAGGACCGATGCCTGGGGGAACAGGGTAGATAGGATAATCACGTGTACAGGCTGGAAGATGATGCACGACATCGCAGCAGAGGAGGGGCTAGTGGCCATACCCTACGagagaaaccaggcagagtggAG TCGACTGTATGCTGCTGTGAAGTTTTATCTGTATTTACCATCCTCGGGTCTCTACAGCTGCCCTTTGGCCATGACAGATGGAGCTGCCAAAATCATAGAA AGCTTGGGTCGACCATCAGAGCTTGAGGTGGCTTATCGTCGGCTGACCTCTCGCAACCCCAGGGAATTTTGGACATCGGGTCAGTGGATGACAGAGAGACGTGGAGGTTCTGATGTCG CCCGTGGGACAGAGACATTAGCCCAGCCTCAGCCAGACGGCACGTTCAAACTATACGGCTACAAGTGGTTCTCCTCAGCCACAGATTCTGACATGACCTTCACCTTGGCAAGGGTCATGGACGCAGATGGACAGGTCACACAG GGCACAGGTGGTTTGTCCCTGTTTTATTTGGAGACCCGATTGGCAGATGGCAAACTGAACAACATCCGCGTACAGAAACTGAAGAACAAGCTGGGAACGAGACAAGTGCCAACTGCAGAGCTCTTACTGGATGGTGTAGTTGCTCATAAG GTGTCAGAGCATGGTCGTGGAGTGGCAGGGATTGCCAACATGCTGACGCTCACAAGAATACACAACAGTCTCTGTGCTGCTGCCTCCATGAGAAG AATGGTGAACTTCTCCAGGGATTAcgccacaaggagacaggcATTTGGGAAAATTATTAAAGACTACCCTTTACATGTTCAGAACCTGGCCAGAATGGAG GTAGAAACAAGGGCCGCAACTCTGTTTGTTCTGGAGGTATCTCGACTTCTCGGTCGTGAGGACATGAACGTGGCCACAGATCACGAGAAGACGATGTTACGTCTGCTGACACCCTTAGTCAAACTGTACACAGGGAAACAG GCCATGTCTGTGTTGTCAGAAGGGTTGGAGTCTTTCGGAGGTCAAGGATACATCGAGGACACAGGTTTACCTGTTTTACTGAGAGATGGCCAG GTGCTGTCTATTTGGGAGGGAACTACAAACATCTTGTCTCTGGATGTGCTCAGAGCCATCATGAAGTCAGGAGGAGACACATTACAACAGTTCGGAATCAGCATAGACCATAAACTGGCAGGGTCTGGAGGAAATCAGGACCTGGCAGATAGTAGTGCTCGTATCAAGCAGGCCTCCGGAGACATTCTGAAGTTTGCCCAGACTCAACAGGACAGCATGGAAATGGCTGCCAGAGACTTTGCCTATAGTCTCTCAAGGACTTATATGG ATGGTGCCAGCAGGACTTGGCTCCTGTCCTAA